The following DNA comes from Eubalaena glacialis isolate mEubGla1 chromosome 1, mEubGla1.1.hap2.+ XY, whole genome shotgun sequence.
AAAAGCACAATGGTGCAAACCTCCACTGAGTGTCTGGATCCTTGTATGTGCAACTCTCAGCATCTCTCCTTATGCCTCAGACAGTCAATCCAAGAAATCTGTCAATTAGATACCTGTGTCCCATCTTAGCAAGATAAATTATTTCACTAAAACTAGAAGTTAATCAAGCACCAGGCAGTATGCGAGGCATCAGGCATCCAAAAATGTCTAAGCAAAGTGACGTGTAGCTAAGGAGCTCATGGTCAAGTGAGGAACTTGGACCCCAAACAAAGGATTATTAACGTGACGAGTGCTGTAATGGGGCACGTGCAAAGGCTGCGGGAACGGAAGAGAATGGAGGGAATCATTTGGTCTCGGGGGGGTGAGAGAGGTCTCACGTGGAAGTGGCTTTGAAGTCACACCAAAAGGGATAAGGAGAGCTGGGCAGGTGGCACAGTGCAGGAAGGTCATTCCGGGTGGAGGCCAGAGGCACAGGAACAGGATGCAGCCCCCGATGGCTGAGCCGGCAGGAGTAAGGCATCTGGACAGTCGGGCAGCTGGAGCAGGTCGGGAAAGGTCTCGATTATCAGGATGAGGAATTTGGAGACCGTCCCAAGAGAAGCAACAAACCACCCAAGGCTTTAAGCCAAGGAATGACGCCATGCCAGCAGTGTTCCCGAAGGCTGCTGGCCACGCGGAGGATGAACTGGGGAAGAGAGACGCTGGAGGAAGGTAACTACACCAGGAACCTGTTGCAGGACCCACGTGAAAGATAACAAGGATCTGAACCAGGCAGGGGCCATGGCCGTGGCCGTGAGAGCGGGTTAGCTGCAGGACTGACAGAGCTTGGAGATGGAGCAGAGGTGGGCAGCAAGGTGGAGGGAGGTGTCGAAGAGGCTGCAGCTCCTCTCAGGAGCTGGATGGATTGTATTAACTCGAATCGACAATTACAGATCAACGGCGAGGCCCGTTAGAGCGGGTTTGGTGGGGAAGACAGTGGCGTCAGTTCGGAACACGTCTGGCTCAAAGATTCCACGCATCACCTGGGAACAGAGACCCGCACGCTGGCCCGCTGCACTATCTCCCTGGGTGACAAACAGGGATGGGGCCAGGAACATCAGGCCACAGGTAAGGGATCGAGGGTAACTGAGATCAGCTGCTGGGAATGAACGTGAGCCTCACATTTTCAAGTACTCCTCCCAACTCCTGATGAGATGGGCCCTACTTCCCTGCTTACGTGTACATgtgccacacacatgtgcatgcacacatacacgtgCCCacccatatgcacacacacatacccacacatatgcacacacatacacatgcacacatatacatgcacacacatacacatgcccacacatatgcacacacatactcatgcacacatatacatgcacacatactcatgcacacacatatgcacacacatacacgtgcccacacatatgcacacacatactcatgcccacacatatgcacacacatacacacatatacatgcacacacatacacatgcccacacatatgcacacatacacatgcccacacatacgcacacacatacacatgcacacatatacatgcacacacatactcatgcacacacatatgcacacacacactcatgcacacatatacatgcacacatactcatgcacacacatatgcacacacatacacatgcccacacatatgcacacacatacacatgcccacacatatacacacacatactcatgcccacacatatgcacacaaatacacacatacacatgcacacatatacatgcacacatacacatgcccacacatatgcacacacatactcatgcccacatatatgcacacacatacacacatatacatgcacacacatacacatgcccacacatatgcacacacatacacatgcccacacatatgcacacacatacacatgcccacacatatgcacacacatactcatgcccacacatatgcacacacatactcatgcccacacatgtgcacacacagtcatgcccacacatatgcacacacatacacatgcccacacatacacatgcccacacatatgcacacacatactcatgcccacacatacacatgcccacacatatgcacacacatactcatgcccacacatacacatgcccacacatatgcacacacatactcatgcccacacatacacatgcccacacatatgcacacacatactcatgcccacacatatgcacacacatactcatGCCCACACATATGCCCACACATACACATCCCACACATATGCCCACACATACTCATgcccacacatatgcacacacatacacatgcccacacatatgcacacatacacatgcccacacatatgcacacacatactcatGCCCACACATACTCATgcccacacatatgcacacacatactcatgcccacacatatgcacacacatactcatgcccacacatatgcacacactcatgcccacacatacacacacacatacacgtgcacacatatacatgcacacacatactcatGCACACACCCCAGAAGGAAAACAGTCTTTCAACAGGACGAGCCAATGGGTCACCACAAAGCATCTCTGCCCGGGTTTCTCTGGGAACTTTTCGGCGTAGAACACCCCTGCCTACTCCCAGGTGTACCCACCCCTCAGGTAACTGGGTGGACAGCAACATCATGATGCCAGGACTGACATCTATACAGCCTGTCCCAACTTCCAAAGCACTTACATTCCCACTTGAACCACAGAACAATCCCATGTGGTGTTATCGTCTctgaataaggaaactgaggggcTGAGAGGTTTAGCAACCAGAAACAAAGTCTCCCGACTCTATGTCAGGAGTTCCCACGGCTGCAGTACAAGATGAGCGCTGTAGATGCAGAAGCAGCTCTGGATCGCCGCCAGTTCAGAGCAACACTGTGTCTATATCCCCCAACCCCGTCCACACGCCAGCCAGCTCCATCTCCCCGGCTCCCTGGCCCCAACCCCCTGTTTCAAAGCAAAGCTCAGCTGAGCTAACCCTGCATCGCCCAGGCCAGAAACTGCAGAGGACCTGCGGCCCAACAGACAACGAACCTGAGCATCTACGGgacagagaaaatgagaagagaTTCGAGTTCAAGCTGAAAGAGAAGAGACGGCAGTGAGGCAACATCTCTTTGCAGCCAGCCGCCAAAGAAGCTGCCGGCGGGGAGCTGGGCAACCCCAGAAGTGCTGTTTCCTGCCCTCTGTCCAGAACTAATCCGAGCCGTGACCATCACCAGCCCACAGGCTGCGGAGACACCCACCTCCAGCCGCCTCTGCTGGCCCTGCAGGCAGTGCGACAGGGCCAGCTTGCATCTGCCAAGCAGAGGATCCCAACGGTGAGCATCCCCCAAGCTGCCGCCCTCAAACCACGAGGGATCCGGGGCGCAGGAGGAGGTGGCATCCGTGTCCAACAAAGGAAGCGTCTCACACTCCAGCCTGGGGCTGCCCCCCGAGGTCTGCACAGCGTCTGCCAGGCCCTGAGGAGCCTTGAGAGCGAAGGGGGAGGAGAGGATCCGAGGGTGCCCGCGGGATCCGTCCAAGCTGGCGGCCTTGGCCTCCGTCTCCTCGGGGCTCCGACGCAGGGCCTCGGCCTCTCTGGATGGCGGGCAGCCTTCTGCCTCTCCCCGTTCCCCAGCAGAACCCAGGGAGAGGCGAATGAAACTAAAGCTGGAGGTGAAGACATCCTGAGAGCCAGCAGAGGTGGAGGGGGCCTTGGGGCCACTTCCAAGGGGGCCACTTCCAAGGCCGCCACTGGTGCCCCTCACGTCCTCCGGGGACAGACGGCCTTTGGTCCAGGCTGCTTCCCGGAGAGGGCTTGGGGCCTCATGACTGTCCATGGATGGCAGCTCCCCCGGACACCCGGCGTCCTCGGGGCCACAGGGCCTGGGGAGCCTCTTGGGCAGGGTGGTGCCAGCCCTGGGCTGAGTCCCAAAGAGCCCTGGGCTTCCTCTCacggccaccagagccaggcctCGGTGGCCCACGGAGGTCAGAGCCGAGGCTGCTGTGCTCCTGGGAACGGGGCTCCCAACCGAGGGACCTCGCCACTGGCCTCCAGGGTCAAGGCCACACGGCCCGGCCCTGGACTCAGCGTGATGGGACTCCTCACCGCGCCCCCCTCCCTGGGCCCGGAACAGGGCGCCCACTGGCGGGGAGAGGAACCCGATCCGGGGCCCAGCTGCGCTTCTCATGTAGCCCGGCCTCCGTGCCAGCCGCCTCCTCCGAAAAGACGCTGCCGGTGGTAAGCAATCTTCGCTGcctgggaagaaagagaaaacagcacCGTAAACACGCACGTTTCCCTGGCTCAGCTGGAACTGCGTTTGGAGAACATCCCCGGGTTCAGAGGTCATCCCTCGGGGCATCTGTCAGAGATGCTGGCTCAGTGGTCCCCAGGCCAACCTGGTATGAAAACTCTGATTATCCTCGGGAAGCGTCCGCCTAGGATGTGCACACACAGCACAGCATCCCAGCTCCGCTGTTGAGCAGAACAGCTGGCGCTGCTGCGAGTTACGCCAACACGGCGGCGAGCACGTCGGAGGCACAGCCTCGGCAGCGCCTTCGGAGCCCCCAGCATCCTGCCTGGTGGTCTTTTAGCAGCATCAGCACTTTCATCCTGGAGTGCTCTGCAAGGCAAACGATCTGAAGCCGAACGCCGGCGCACTCCCCCAAACGAGATCCAGTCACCTCATCTGGCTACGCTTAACACGTACGTGTGGTTCCATTATCTGAGTTACCCATGTCCCTGCACACCTGCGGACCGTGGAAAGCTGGCAGAGACACAATCTATGCCCATCTATTCATCTCACAGGGGATTACAGGAGGCCCTGCTTGCTGTGTTCTCCCAACCAGGGGCTGTGTTCCCTTCCCAGCTATGTGAGAGGGATAGAAACAATGACAATCGCTGATACCTCTCAGAGGCATGATGCTACAGCAGTTGGAGAGCGTAGGCTCTGGCACCTCATTGCCTGGTTCCAACCTGGTTGTGCCGTTGCTGGTTGTGTGACCTTCcacaagttacttagcctctctgtgcctcagtttgcttatcagtaaaatggaaatatacacAGTACCTCTCTCCTAGGATGGTTGTGAGCATTAAACTAAATGAGTTACTACAGGCAGGcagctcagaacagtgcctggcactcataATAAGTGTGATTAAAGTGTTAGTtactattttaacattttaaagcacCCCGTTACTCATGATGTGTCTTCATCCACATTGATTTCCTTTGCTCCCTACCAAAGTCATGTGAATCAACCAGACCAGGAATTATAACTTTCCTTTTAtaattaaggaaactgaggctcagagaaattaaacagCTGCAAGTGGCCGAGTGACCAGGGCCAAAGTCTCCTGATTCAGCCCACGCAGTGCTCTCACTTTGGGGCCCTGCCGCACCTCAAATGAGACTGGATGGGAAGGGTAAAAGCAGGAGCAGACAGCATGAAGCacagctgtacatatacacagCCTGTGGCAAGAAGCGGAGTACAGCTCCCCGCCGGGTCCACgcatctctccccacctcccagaacACAGATGCTCCCAGCATCCTCGTCATGGTAAACAGACAGCACTGAGCATCTAGGGTACAACTGTGTTATGATCATGCCCTGTATTTaagttgctcaataaatggtgaatgaatgaatggatgcatggatatatggagggaaggtagaatagatggatggatggatggatggatggatggatggatgatggatggatggagagatggatgcATGGCTGGATGCATGGATGGACGGACAGACTGGGGCCCATCTGAGCCCCAAACACAAGTTCTTTCTGTACCCTTTGCCTCAAAGTATATCACTTAGGATGACAACTTGAAATGACAAGAAGTCAGaagaaagaattttcttttttcttcatttatttttcttttcttccatgcaAAGTTGGAATCAGTAGAAAAGGACATATGGAAAATGTATAGAAAGTGTACAGAGGTATCATTAATAGGCCAAATTGGAccactcactaggatggctactaGCTActactaaacacacacacacacacacacacacagaaaataacaagtgttgataaggatgtggaaaaattgaaaCCAGTGTGCACTAtaggtgggaatataaaatggtatagctgAAAAGGGTAtgaaaattcctcaaaaaattaaaaatagaactaccacacggtccggcaattccacttcttggtatatacccaaaagaattgaaatcatgtctcaaagagatatttgtacacccgtgTTCATTAGTGGCATTATTCACTATAGacaaatatggaagcaacccaagtatccctCAATGAATGGATGGAGAAAGCATGGTCTATCCATACAGTGGGAAATTACTCAGCcttataaaggaaggaaattctgacaccggctacaacatgggtgaacctcaaTCCTGAGGAcaagatgctaagtgaaataagccagtcacaaaacaacaaatatagtttgattccacttatctgAGGTCCCcagaggagtcaaattcatagagacagaaagcagaaagatCGCTGCCAGGGGCCAGAGGCAGGCAGtgggctggaggggcagggggagttAGTGTTCGGtggggacagagcttcagttCGGGGATATGAGAAGGttgtggagatggatggtggtgacagctgtacaacactgtgactgtacctaatgccactgaactgtacacttacaaaTGGTTAAGACGGgaattctattttatatgtattttaccacaacaacaaaaaaaaaaattaaatagaccaAATGGCATCACCATGCTCTCTGGTCCCAAGGAGATCCGTCCTTTCCCTCAGGGCTCTCGCGCCTGCACCAATGCGGCGGTCAGCACAGAGCTGCAGGGGCTCAGGACAGGGCGAAGGGAGGCCTAGAAGGACTAACTCTCCTCTGCCTGTAAAACTGgcaaaacagtttttaaagaacAAGGAATCCAAAAGGAAGTAGAGAGAACGCTGAATTCTGGCTTCAGTTACCAAAGGAAAACAATCCAGCAATTTCATATCTTGAGAACGAAGTCCTGTGACATCTATACTGTCTTTTGGCTTAAAGAGacttttaactaatttttttatACAAGTCCAATCACCCAAATAACCCTTCTGAAGTTAAAAAGCAATGCTAAGTGGAAAATAATTTGcttgaaatttcatttcttttcaaatgcCTCTGGGCCCTTGGGCCTGAGTAGCCCTTCGTAAAGCCACTCAACTAAGGGTCCGAAGTCTCCCCAGGCCAGGTCCAGCTGTCAAGCCAAGCAGTTCCCCGAGGGGAGCCCGTgttcctgggggtgggaggagtttCTGGTAAGACGCTGTCGGGCCACAGTGAGAGGCAGCGGTTGGGAATGGGGGTGGCCCAGCCTCTGAACCCAGCTGTGTGCCAGACATGCCCCACTTCGGGTGTGAGCCTTCCAGAGGGTGGCCCCAGAAACAAAGACTGTCACACACTATCCATCCTCACACTCCAGAGAGGGCGGAGGAGCTGACAGAGTGGGATCCGGAGGGCGCCTCTGGAATGAGCTAGAACGATTAGAAGAAACCCAGATGGGGCACACAGCTGCTCTGAAATCTCTAGGGAAGACCCCAGTTCCCCATCACCAAAGTCCCCCTttccactttttttaaatttttattttttgaggaagttTATGATGTCCCTCCGGCCAGAAACCAATTATTACTTATATATCCTGCCTGCAATCTGACCTGAAATCCAAGCCCTGCCTTCACACCCGGCATTTAAGAAAGGGTTATGATACATTCAGAGCTTGAGAGGAAGATTCCTTCCTGACACCTTGCTGCAGTCAGCTCTGGGAACAGTGGTTCGAGGGTACAGGAAGTCAATCATGGCAAGACCAGGGAAGGCCCAGAAACCAGCCGTATCCTTTGTTCTT
Coding sequences within:
- the DISC1 gene encoding disrupted in schizophrenia 1 protein isoform X6, producing the protein MLGGGSQGAPAGGGGGHRAGSEDCLPPAASFRRRRLARRPGYMRSAAGPRIGFLSPPVGALFRAQGGGRGEESHHAESRAGPCGLDPGGQWRGPSVGSPVPRSTAASALTSVGHRGLALVAVRGSPGLFGTQPRAGTTLPKRLPRPCGPEDAGCPGELPSMDSHEAPSPLREAAWTKGRLSPEDVRGTSGGLGSGPLGSGPKAPSTSAGSQDVFTSSFSFIRLSLGSAGERGEAEGCPPSREAEALRRSPEETEAKAASLDGSRGHPRILSSPFALKAPQGLADAVQTSGGSPRLECETLPLLDTDATSSCAPDPSWFEGGSLGDAHRWDPLLGRCKLALSHCLQGQQRRLEVKSLSLKLQKLQEKAVEEDDYDKAEMIQQRLEALEKERSSLHFQLPSQQPALSGLLGHLRAQAQATLHRAAQRAGSDDTQAQLRMEPKMLEPTAQDNLLVSITRRDWLLQEKQQLQKEIEALQARMSVLDAKDQQLRREIEEQEWVLPWQGCDLVGGLSLGELQEVSKTLQDTLALAEQIPVRAEPPETIRRMERKSCLPRHQSCLLIEPERMVVFQ
- the DISC1 gene encoding disrupted in schizophrenia 1 protein isoform X5; this encodes MLGGGSQGAPAGGGGGHRAGSEDCLPPAASFRRRRLARRPGYMRSAAGPRIGFLSPPVGALFRAQGGGRGEESHHAESRAGPCGLDPGGQWRGPSVGSPVPRSTAASALTSVGHRGLALVAVRGSPGLFGTQPRAGTTLPKRLPRPCGPEDAGCPGELPSMDSHEAPSPLREAAWTKGRLSPEDVRGTSGGLGSGPLGSGPKAPSTSAGSQDVFTSSFSFIRLSLGSAGERGEAEGCPPSREAEALRRSPEETEAKAASLDGSRGHPRILSSPFALKAPQGLADAVQTSGGSPRLECETLPLLDTDATSSCAPDPSWFEGGSLGDAHRWDPLLGRCKLALSHCLQGQQRRLEVKSLSLKLQKLQEKAVEEDDYDKAEMIQQRLEALEKERSSLHFQLPSQQPALSGLLGHLRAQAQATLHRAAQRAGSDDTQAQLRMEPKMLEPTAQDNLLVSITRRDWLLQEKQQLQKEIEALQARMSVLDAKDQQLRREIEEQEWVLPWQGCDLVGGLSLGELQEVSKTLQDTLALAEQIPVRAEPPETIRSRMERKSCLPRHQSCLLIEPERMVVFQ
- the DISC1 gene encoding disrupted in schizophrenia 1 protein isoform X4, yielding MLGGGSQGAPAGGGGGHRAGSEDCLPPAASFRRRRLARRPGYMRSAAGPRIGFLSPPVGALFRAQGGGRGEESHHAESRAGPCGLDPGGQWRGPSVGSPVPRSTAASALTSVGHRGLALVAVRGSPGLFGTQPRAGTTLPKRLPRPCGPEDAGCPGELPSMDSHEAPSPLREAAWTKGRLSPEDVRGTSGGLGSGPLGSGPKAPSTSAGSQDVFTSSFSFIRLSLGSAGERGEAEGCPPSREAEALRRSPEETEAKAASLDGSRGHPRILSSPFALKAPQGLADAVQTSGGSPRLECETLPLLDTDATSSCAPDPSWFEGGSLGDAHRWDPLLGRCKLALSHCLQGQQRRLEVKSLSLKLQKLQEKAVEEDDYDKAEMIQQRLEALEKERSSLHFQLPSQQPALSGLLGHLRAQAQATLHRAAQRAGSDDTQAQLRMEPKMLEPTAQDNLLVSITRRDWLLQEKQQLQKEIEALQARMSVLDAKDQQLRREIEEQEWVLPWQGCDLVGGLSLGELQEVSKTLQDTLALAEQIPVRAEPPETIRSLQERIKSLNLSLKEITAKVCMNERLCSALRKKVNDIETQLPALLEAKVLAISGNHFCTAKELTEEIRSLTSEREGLEGLLHKLLVLSSRNVQKLGSVKEDYSSLRRELDQGKTAYEIEKQ
- the DISC1 gene encoding disrupted in schizophrenia 1 protein isoform X7; this translates as MLGGGSQGAPAGGGGGHRAGSEDCLPPAASFRRRRLARRPGYMRSAAGPRIGFLSPPVGALFRAQGGGRGEESHHAESRAGPCGLDPGGQWRGPSVGSPVPRSTAASALTSVGHRGLALVAVRGSPGLFGTQPRAGTTLPKRLPRPCGPEDAGCPGELPSMDSHEAPSPLREAAWTKGRLSPEDVRGTSGGLGSGPLGSGPKAPSTSAGSQDVFTSSFSFIRLSLGSAGERGEAEGCPPSREAEALRRSPEETEAKAASLDGSRGHPRILSSPFALKAPQGLADAVQTSGGSPRLECETLPLLDTDATSSCAPDPSWFEGGSLGDAHRWDPLLGRCKLALSHCLQGQQRRLEVKSLSLKLQKLQEKAVEEDDYDKAEMIQQRLEALEKERSSLHFQLPSQQPALSGLLGHLRAQAQATLHRAAQRAGSDDTQAQLRMEPKMLEPTAQDNLLVSITRRDWLLQEKQQLQKEIEALQARMSVLDAKDQQLRREIEEQEWVLPWQGCDLVGGLSLGELQEVSKTLQDTLALAEQIPVRAEPPETIRRCV